Proteins co-encoded in one Brassica rapa cultivar Chiifu-401-42 chromosome A02, CAAS_Brap_v3.01, whole genome shotgun sequence genomic window:
- the LOC103868267 gene encoding agamous-like MADS-box protein AGL80 yields MTRKKVKLAFIANDSSRKATYKKRKKGLMKKVNELSTLCGINACAIIYSPYDSNPEVWPSNSGVQRIISEFRTLPEMDQNKKMVDQETFLRQRIAKASDNLKKQRKDNLEMEMTEVMFQCLIRNMGMFNLNIMDLNDLGYLIDQYLKDVNRRIEILGNSRMELGESSNNVAAEASGTLAVVEATTAPAATIQQQQQFHQHVVLYERPLNLNLNHSHEQQQQQWFMHIMNQPQQMSHAAEQMGFPFMNDNHHQQQQQRQIPGVFSTTPTTVISSSINPVTSSNRTNNTWFR; encoded by the coding sequence ATGACAAGAAAGAAGGTCAAACTTGCTTTCATTGCTAACGATTCTTCGAGGAAAGCAActtataagaaaagaaagaaaggttTGATGAAGAAAGTGAATGAGCTCTCGACTCTTTGTGGTATCAATGCATGCGCAATCATCTACAGTCCCTACGACTCTAATCCAGAGGTGTGGCCATCAAACTCCGGAGTGCAAAGAATAATTTCGGAGTTTCGTACATTGCCGGAGATGGACCAGAACAAGAAAATGGTGGATCAAGAAACCTTTCTCAGACAAAGGATAGCCAAAGCCTCGGACAATTTGAAGAAACAAAGGAAGGACAACCTAGAGATGGAGATGACCGAAGTCATGTTCCAATGTTTGATAAGAAACATGGGGATGTTTAATCTGAATATTATGGATCTTAATGATTTAGGTTATTTGATTGATCAATATCTTAAAGATGTTAACCGCAGGATCGAGATACTAGGTAATTCTCGTATGGAGCTCGGTGAATCCTCCAACAATGTTGCGGCAGAAGCGAGTGGAACGTTGGCTGTTGTGGAGGCTACAACCGCTCCAGCCGCTACGATTCAGCAGCAACAACAGTTTCACCAACATGTTGTACTCTATGAGAGGCCTCTGAATCTGAATCTGAATCATAGTCAtgaacagcaacaacaacaatggtTTATGCACATTATGAACCAGCCCCAGCAAATGAGTCATGCTGCTGAGCAAATGGGCTTTCCGTTCATGAATGATAACCACCACCAACAGCAGCAGCAGCGACAGATTCCCGGCGTTTTCTCCACCACTCCGACAACCGTTATTTCAAGCAGTATCAATCCCGTTACCAGTTCAAACCGTACCAATAATACATGGTTCCGCTAG